In Prinia subflava isolate CZ2003 ecotype Zambia chromosome 8, Cam_Psub_1.2, whole genome shotgun sequence, the genomic window TCAACACCTACGACTGGCTTACACGCTACATTGTGCTCTACGGAGACCACCCGACGAGCTGGAAACCCTTCTTCCAGCAGGGCAGCAACTGGGTAGGGGGAGCCCGGGGTATCCTGTGGGAGAGGGCCCTCTGAGGGGAATAGCGACCCCTGGCCTGAAGCAAGGTGTTGACAGTGACCCTTGATCCCCAGACATTCTTTGGGAACGTGAACGAGAGCGGGGTGGTGCGGCATGACCTGCATTACCCCATCCTTGCACGATACATTCGCATCATTCCGGTGGCCTGGAACCCGCGCGGGAAGATTGGACTGCGCCTGGGCCTCTACGGCTGCCCCTACCGTGAGTACCTGGCcaggggctccagcagccctgcgTGGCAGGATCCTGGCTCTGGCACACCTGAAAACTCTCTCAGAGAGGGTTGTGCCCAAAAAGTTTGCAGCCATGGCAGAGACCGTAGCAGAAGTGTTTGTTCTCCGTGCCAGggcacctgctgctgcaggcagtgacatgggtggggctgctctgctctccccagggtCCCATGTGCTCTACTTTGATGGGGATGATGCCATCTCCTACCGTTTCCGAGCCAGGAGGGTCAGCACCTTTGAGGATGACATCTCCTTCAACTTCAAAACACTGGAGCAGGACGGGGTGCTGATGCACGGGGAGGGCTCCCAGGGTGACTACATCACAGTGGAGCTcaaacaggcccagctccttctgcacaTCAGCTTAGGTGAGCTGGGGCCAGGGGCCAGGGGCGTGGGGCCAGGGGGCCACCGGCTGATGCTGgtcctccccaggcagcagcccaCTGCACGCCAGTGAGGGCCACACCACGGTGGCGGTGGGCAGCCTCCTGGATGACCAGCACTGGCACTCCTTGCACATTGAGCGCCTCGGCCACTACGTCAACCTGACGCTGGACGGGGAGGTCAAGCGCTTCCGCTGCCGTGGCACCTTCGACCAGCTTGACCTCGAAACTGAAGtgggtgccctgggcagggggctgCCAGGATGTTGACCTGTGGTGTCCTCCAGAGAGGGGATGAcaccctccctctgcctcccaggTATTCTTTGGAGGGGTGATTGACCACGACAAGCAGCACCTCACCTACCGGCAGAACTTCCGTGGCTGTGTGGAGAACATCATGTTCAACGGGGTCAACATCGCCGACCTGGCCCGGCACCGGCGGCCCAACATTCGCTTTGAGGTCCAGCCTGGGGGGTGACCCCTTCTCTGGGAgtcctctccctgctgtgggggGATCCCTTTCCTGGGTGTCCTTAGCCCCACTGTGGGGTGACCCCTTCCCTGGGGCAAGGCTCCCTGCCCGCTGCGGGGTGACGCGGGGACGAGCAGCGGCCGTGCTCAGCCGAGCGGTGCCACATTGACCGTGCAAGGTTGTCCCTGGCCTGGGGCGCCCGCatggctctgccaggcactggGATCAATGGGGCATGATTGAGGCCAGCACTGCGGGGGTGAGAGGGCCTCCCCTCTATGGGAGCATTCCCTTCCTCACCCCTCCCATGGTCACTCTCAGGGCAACGTGGGCCACTACTGCCAGGACCAGCTGACCACCCCCATCACCTTCGCTGGCATCAACAACTACGTGCGGGTGCCGGGGATCCCACGGAGGAACCGTCTCGCTGTCAGCTTCCGCTTCCGCTCCTGGGACACCGTTGGCCTCCTGCTCTACACCGGCTTTGCTGACAACCTGGGCTCCCTCGAGATGGTGCTGAGTGAGGGCCAGGTCAATGTCTCCATCGCCCAGCCTGGCAAGAAGAAGCTGGAGTTTGCTGCAGGTGGGCTGGGGAGCCAGCACGGGGCTGAGGGTCAGTGTGGCAGGGGAGTGTCCCCACGCACCTTCCTCTCCACACAGGGCATCGCCTGAACGATGGTTTCTGGCACTCGGTGCACCTGGTGGCACGGGATGGCTCAGCTGTGGTGACCATCGACGATGACGATGGTGCCGAGTTTCGGGTGGCGCACCCCTTCCAGCTACGCACTGGCAGCCAGTACTTCTTTGGAggtgggcagcagggtggggcCCGGGGCAGTGGATGCCCAAGGGCTGCTCACCCCTCTGATCTGTCTTGCAGGCTGCCCCAAGCCGGCCGCGGTCACCGGCTGCCGGTCAAACCAGACGGCTTTCCACGGCTGCCTGCAGATGCTGAACGTAGACATGCAGCCCGtggacgtggagctgctggcacagcaccgGCTGGCGCAGTACCACAACGTGTTCTTCAACGTCTGTGGGATCACAGACAGGTATTGACTGGGACAAGGGTGCTGCCTGGGAGTGGGGGGCATtgggggggctgtgctggggctgggataGGAGCCCTCTGTGCCCTCAGGTGCACCCCCAACCTGTGTGAGCACGACAGCCGCTGTATCCAATCCTGGGACGACTTCATGTGCATCTGCGACCTGACGGGGTACAAGGGAGAGACCTGCCACAAATGTGAGCCTGGAGCCTTGTGGGTCAGGGATAGTAGGGGCATCTGCAGCCCCTACTCCTGCCTGGTGCTTCCCTTGCACTGACCTCCACCCCATTCTTCTCTTCCAGCCCTTTACAAGGAAACATGCGATGCTTACCGGGTCAGCGGGAAGACCTCGGGCAACTACACCATTGACCCTGATGGCAGTGGGCCACTCAAGCCCTTCACGGTGTACTGTGACATCCGAGGTGGGGCTagcaggagggcagaggggagctCTGTCTGGTGCCCTGGGAACCAGCCCTTGCCTGTGTATTGGAGATGGAACAGGATAGACAGAGTGAGGGCACCCCAGGGGCCAAGTCCTAAAGCTCCCCTTTCACTGCAGAGGACCGAGCATGGACCATCATCCGGCACAACCGTCACTACGCCACGCGGGTGACGGGCTCCAGTGTGGACCAGCCCTACCTGGGGGCTGTGGAGTACTGGAACGCCTCCTGGGCCGAGGTGTCAGCCCTGGCCAACGCCTCTGAGTACTGCGAGCAGCGCATTGAGCTCCACTGCTACAATTCCCGCCTGCTCAACAGCCCCTGTGAGTGCCGAGAGAAGGGCAGTGGTGCTGCATGGCTGCGCTGCAGGGCCACGACACAGGACCCTGACCCTCCTGTGTGCCTGCAGCCGGGCTGCCCTTCAGCTTCTGGATGGGTCGGAACGATGAGCGGCACTACTACTGGGGCGGCTCGCGACCGGGCATCCAGCGCTGCGCCTGCGGGCTGGACAAGAACTGTGCTGACCCCCAGTACTTCTGCAACTGTGACGCTGACCATGCAATCTGGtgagtggcagcagctgtgcaacaggagctgtggggtgggggCTGCAGTCATGGGGGGAACAGACTCTGGGACACTTAGATGGGGGTAAACAGGGCTGTGGGCTGGCAAAGGGACAGAAACACCTCATGGCCCCTCTGATGCACTCACATTTGCAGGAGAACGGACAAGGGTCTGCTGACCTTTGTGGACCACCTGCCCGTCACCCAGGTTGTAGTTGGAGACACCAACCGCACTGGCTCTGAAGCCCAGTTCGTGCTGGGGCCCCTACGGTGCTATGGAGACCGTAAGTGACCCATAGAACATCCCCTGCCTGCAGAGTGCCTACACCTGCCTGTGGTGTCCCACATGGAGGGACCCTGCCATCTCTCACTGCCCCTCCTGTGCCCCGCAGGTAACACCTGGAACACCGTCTCCTTCAACAGGGGCGCAGCCCTGATCTTCCCCACCTTCCAGGCCAACCACAGCCTTGACATCTCCTTCTACTTCAAGACCACTGCCCAGTCTGGAGTCTTCCTGGAGAACCCAGGCTACCGAAACTACATCCGCATTGAGCTCAACAGTAcgggagggcagagggcacagggtTGTTGGGGGCAGAAGGGCTGGGGCCTCTTCTCAGCATCATGTCCTTGCAGCCACCAGGGACGTGGCATTTATATTTGACATTGGGAATGGGGACGAGAACGTGACGGTGCGGTCGGTGGTGCCCTGGAACGACGACGAGTGGCACCAGGTGAAGGCCGAGCTCAACGTCAAGCTGGCGCGGCTGCGGGTGGACAAGCTGCCCTGGGTGGTGCGGCCGTTCCCCCCGCAGAGCTTCGTCCGCCTGGAATTTGACAGGCCCCTCTACGTCGGTGAGAGCCCCCGGCCATGCCCCCGCACCCCCAGGTCCCCCCGTGCCACAGGGCACTCAGTCTTGGCCCCGCTGCAGGCGCAGCAGAGCACAAGATGCGCCCGTTCCTGGGGTGCCTGCGGGCACTGCGGATGAACGGGGTGACGCTCAACCTGGAGGGCAAAGCCAACGAGACGGAGGGCGTGCGGGTCAACTGCACCGGCTACTGCCAGGACCCGCCGGTGCCCTGCCAGAACAGCGGGCTCTGCGTCGAGCGCTACAGCCACTACACCTGCAACTGCAGCATCTCCGCCTTCACCGGGCCCTTCTGCAACCACGGTGAGCGGCTGTGCTCCGCGGGGTGGGAGGGGCCGAGGAGCCGGCGCTCCCCTCACCCTGTAGCCTCTCCCACAGACATCGGTGGGTACTTCGAGGAGGGCACCTGGGTGCGGTACAACATCCTGCCCGTGTCGCTGTACGCCGCCCGCGAGTTTGCCAGCATCgtgagcagcccctggcagccgCTGCCGGGCTACAACCTCACCAGCGAGGAGGTCAGCTTCAGCTTCAGCACCACATCAGcgcctgctgtgctgctctaTGTCAGCACCTTCGTCAAGGACTACATGGCCGTGCTCATCAAGGATGATGGTGAGAGCAGggccccctgccctggggctcaCCCAGAGCCTGCATGGGGACCCCTAtgtggtgctggggctgcacaggatGCTCCTCTCTGTGCACGCCACCTTCCAACCCGATAGATGGGCTGGATGTGCCCACTGAGAAGTCCAGCCCTGCtgacagccctgtgctgcccacagggAGCCTACAGCTGCGCTATCAGCTGGGCACCAGCCCCTACGTCTTCACTCTCACGAACAAGCCGGTGACAGACGGGCGGCCCCACCGTGTCAACATCACCCGCCTGCACCGCACACTGTACACCCAGGTTCGGGCTGGGCCACCTCCCTGTGGGGCCTGGGGGCTTCAGGTCAGGCTGGGGGCATGGGCAGGGTGGCTCTGTGAGCACTGATGCTGTGCCCCTACTTCCCAGGTGGACTATCTCCCCATCATGGAGCAGCAGTTTTCCCTGTTTGTGGACAGCAAGCTGGACTCGCCCAAAAACCTGTACCTGGGTCGTGTGATGGGTGAGCTGGGTCCTGCCCTCAGCTGGGGTCCCATGCTGGGATCTCTGGGTCTCCTCTGCATGGCCCTTGCCATGAGAGGGATGAGTAATCTCCTTCTGTGGCCCTACAGAGACTGGCGTGATTGACCCTGAGATCCAGCGCTACAACACGCCTGGCTTCTCAGGCTGCCTCTCAGGGGTGAAATTCAACACCCTCGTGCCCCTCAAAGCCATCTTCTACCCCACCAGTCCCCTGCGGCCTTACAGCATCCGGGGGGAACTGGTGGAGTCCAGCTGTGCCTCAATGCTCCCCCTCAGCACCATCCTTATCCCTCCTGAGATGGACCCCTGGTACATGGCTGAAGGTGGGTGCTGTGGTGAGACCCTGGCGGGGATGGAGCCCTCATCAAGCATCGGCTGCAGAAGGGGAGCTCCAGGGTGAGACCTTGCTGCAGCCTGGTctcagctgcctgctctgtCTCTGCAGAGTTCCCCCACGTGCACGACGACGGCTGGATTGGGATCATCATTGGGTGTAAGTGGAGCCTCTGGCTGGATTTCCAcactggcacagccctgtggcTCCTCCCCAATCCCTCACTGCTGTCTCTTCCCCGCAGTGGTGatcttcctgctcctgctgctgtcagggctgctggtgctgctctaCTTCTACCACCACCGCTACAAGGGCTCTTACCACACCAACGAGCCAAAGGCCATCCAGGATTACGGCGGTGCTACCAAACCCCCATCGGCACGCAAGGAACAGAACCTGCCCCAGATCCTGGAGGAGCCAAGAGGGGActagcagggctgggggtgggacgggctcacagcccctgcagccccgggagccgccCGGGAACGAGTGAACGTCGCGGGACCAAAAGGCCGAGCACACCTGAACTGCCAACACCCGCCTTCAGACCGACCGGACCGGACCGGACCGAGCGCCACCTCCTCCCCACGGCCGCCACCGACCGGCCCCGGAGCGCGGCCACGATCCACCGAGCCCCAGCCTCGCTCGCCCTGGACACACCGGCAGCCCCCACGGCGGAGGCAGGCCACTGCCTCTACAGCTGCCAGATCGTGCCTGGCCTCTGTCGGGGAGCCCCAGGCCCAGCACCCACCCTCCCTCAGGCCGGGGCCCCCCGCCCGTTAGCGCTGCCCGCGTAGATGACCCGCTGCTTCGCTCGCTTCGCCAGCGCCACGCAGAGCCACGAGCGCCGGCCCCGCACGGCCGGGCTGCCAAGCAATCCAAGCAATACTCCACACCGGCACCGCGCATGCCGCCACCGCACCTTGCTGAGATGCTGCTTTCGTAAGATCAGGTACAGATCCTTTctaccatttttttttgttgttgctggaTATTCTACTACACTCTGGTTTTTTTATTCTATCGGTTTGTATAAAAAACCAAGCGGAAGCTCCCGCGGGCGTGACGTCCCGCGTGTCGTGGTACGTGGTCTGTAGTTTGCTACTTCTCTGTACGAAGTGCCAGTCCTGCTGATTACCTCCAGCCCAGGGAAAGCTCCTGTTCACTTGCTGTGTTGTGGTAAGACAATGTTACAGATATGCATTTATCTACCCAAAGGCCTGGCTCCACTGGGcactttatttttaagaagtctGTTCTTTTGAATGAGATGTGAAGATAATCAAATAAAGGCAGAATGATGGCGTTTGACACTCCCCAGCCTTCACCTTGGCAGCCTGGGCAGATCCTCTCCTCCCACCCTGGCTCAGCCTGCACCAAGGGAGGCACCACATTGATAACAGCAATTCCTGGTCCCAGAGCGAGATGCAGTGTGTAGTGAGCCGGGGCTAGAGgcagctcactgctgctgcacacacccATCATGTCCTGCTCTCCCCACCACGCACCTCTGCCCCCTTCCCACCCATAGCCAGTGTGATTCtggcagctggcagcactgggtcACTTGTGACTCCCCCTGGACCCTGGGAGCCACGTCGGGGGCAGCCCAGCAGTCAGGGGACAGTCTGGGGACAGGTTGCTGCCCAGGGTAACAGAGGCCAGCAAACAGGGGAGGGTCTTTGCTACCACTTTATTATGACAAAGGCTACAAGCCATGTTATTTAAAGTGCATTATTATTACCATTATTCACTGTCAACAAACCACAGACAAGCCTGGCATAGTGCAGATATGGCCGAAGTGGCAGAAGACGCTTAGGCAAGAGCAGGGttggcaggagctggctggaTGGAGGTGGCAGGGAGCAAGGCTCAGGCAGGTGCTGGGATACAAGCACTGCTCCAGACAGACCTAAACACCTCCAAGCTCCAGGGGGCCATCACGGACTACGGgaagcacagccagcctggcctgccacagcagggcacTGGGAAAGCATGGTGAGGGGAGGGCTTGGCTCCCAGGCAAACCCAGCACCTCTGTGTGTTCTGCCCTGGAACCAGGTCGGGGCTCAGCCAGGCTCCCCATGTCATCCTGGGAGTCCAGCCCTGGACAttgggagcacagcccagcacccaGCGCCAGGCCAGGCAGGAGGCTGGTGATGCATGTGGGTCTCAGGGGACAGGCCCAACCTTCAGGTCACCCcaggccccatccagcctgccctgtcccaggccTGGAGCAACATCCCAGCAAAGGTGCTGATGGATGCAAGACACCTGGGATGCCTGCAgtccctcctccccaaaataCAGGGCCCAGCCATTAGCTGAGGATTAGTTTAAagtgcatttttctttcctttttgcatGGGGTGCCAAGGCTAAACCTCACCCTGCCAGAGAATATTTCCCCTTTATTCCCAGGGCCAGGGTGTCACAAAGCCCAAGGCAGGTTTCTCAGAAGCCTGCCCTGGGTCACAACAGCAGTGACCATAACATCATCTTCTACCCAGCTCAGTGGCACCCCTACTCAAAGTATCATGTTGCATAGTGCTGCTCTCCCATCCCCATGCATCCCTTGGTGCCactccagccacagctgggcagtCCCCGTTTCCCAgccagctggggcagaggggacaccaCCCTGGGACAGCCAGAGGCTGCTTACACTCCCACCCCGAGTCTCTCTGGTGTCTGGATGGAAGGTAGCACTTGtgacacacacagcagcaggaacagcagcagtcaTGTCAGCGTGAAGCAAACATGGCATTGCTTACAAGGTGCAGCAGCAAGGTGTGCCAGAACCACCCCGGAGCTTAGATGATGTCCGTCTCCCTCTCTATGCCGACATACTTCAGGGCATCTGCCTGGCTGTACCTACAGGACAGGAAGTCACGGCTGCAGCAATGACCTCCCGTGCTCCCCACAAAGCTGCACAGAGGGTGGGGTCAGCCCTGCAGCCCAAGGCCCCCCCCGGCCAAGGTACCTGTAGTCAAAGAaaagctcctctcctgcctggatGGCTCTCTTGGCAAAGATACCAATCCGGTGGTCTCCATTCACCATCACAACTGCAACCAGAGATAAAACATCAGGGATACAACATCAGAGATAAAACATCAGAGATAAAACAAACATCAGAGATGCAGCATCAGGGAtgtgcagccccagcttgggccagagctctcccagcaccatgtcctgcctccctggctgggcagggacacctcacCTTTCGCATAGCAGTTGGGGTTCACCGAGTGGTTGGCAAAGcggattttatttcctttgcgAGTAGCATCAACaacaaaatctatttaaaaacaaagaaagaagcCATGCTGTAATGCCAGGCCTGTCACCCAGGCAAGAGGTGGGCTGAGCCcgggcagcagccctggcaacCTCAGGAAGTTACCATTGTTGAGGTTGAAGAGGAAGCTGGACATGTACTTGTCGTAGACCTTTCCTCGCCTGTCAGCCTCATCCTGTGAAATGAGCTGTAGGGGGAGATCACCATGAGAGACTCAGCAGCTGAGGGCTgagccagggctcccagggatgggcagggatcTCAGGcagcaacacacacacaacactTCTCCACAGTGGAGGGCCAGGGGTACTGAGATGTCCCCTCAATGCTCGATCTCCTGGTCAGAGTGAGCCCATGGGCACAGCCAAGCCAGGGAAggcagctgagcctgcagccaAAGGAAACTCTCCCACCACACAGCCCCGTgtgcctgggcagcagccccaggacagcagcactgacctCCCCGCAGTACTCGGAGATGAACTCGTTCTTCTGCACAGCCTCCTTGATGAAAGTCCCCCAGCCAGCCACGTCTGATGGGGCCAGCAACAAATGCTGGAAGCAAAATGAAAGGAAGTGGGGAGAGTTGGCAGGTACAGCACCTCACCACACACAGATcatgggggcagggggagccagTGTCCACCCAGCATCCCCTTGTTATGGTGACACACAGCTCCCTACAGACTTACACCATTACATGGAGCTGCACAGGACCTGACACACACTAATTTGCAACTTTCTCTgaatttcccttttattttaatgcacaATTCCCTGCTCTGACCATCAGAATTCAAGACTAAGTCTTTCTCCAGAGTCACTTTACACACTCCTTGCTCTCATCATTCCTCATGTAACTTCCATCTCCTAATTTTCACATTCACAATCCCTACTCCAAAGTAAGTGCTGCAGaggcccagggcagagcagcttcTTTTCCAGAAGACTCTGGCactctggcagctgcagggaagttgttccccccccacacacacaacagcagcagcagccgtgcatcagctctgcccctgcaaCCCTGCTGTCAATACCTTTTTGAGGCCTCGCTGGATGCTGCAGTTCTTGCAGGAGACCACCTTGCAGTCCCAGTGCTCTGAAGCGCCGCAGGTGAGGCAGAGGTCTGGGTCACACTCCCGCACAGCCAGGTAGCAGGGGCACTGCTTGGTGTTGCACTGGGTCTTACAGCGGCAGCCGGGGAAGCGGTtctgacctgcagcagcacagagcacgGGTTTGCACTGTGAGGTCTGGCAGAGAACAGAGGGGCCAGGCAGGGtctctgccccagctgctcctccccaggcagaTCTTGCCCTGGcaggccatgggcagggacagaaTAAAGTCTGGCTGTTTTctccactgcagagctgggaagggaagccTAGACAGGAAACATGAGCACGGCAGAGCAGTGACCCAATGCCCACCCTAACAGCTGGAGGCACATCCTGCTGACAGGGGACAGCAACAACACCCacaggacacagacacagggatGAGCACTAACAGGAGTGTCTCTCAGCTGCCAACAGCTGCATGGCAGCACAGAACCATCTCCTTTGGGACTTTAGCAGACTGCTAACAGAACTGCTGTGGATGGAGAGAGCAGCAAGGAATAAAGTAGGACCCCAGcaagccccagctctgcaccctCCCTGTGGAGCTGGCTGCTTTCCTGCCCCATAGTCCTTGACCTCTTCTTACAGTCAGGGTTGCACTGGCAGAACTTCTCACAGAAATTCTGAGTCATGAtgcaagggcaggagctgtCACAGGGATGCTCGGGGTGGTCACAGGGCTGGTAGTTGTACACCTGGGTCGGTGAATTATCTAGAACAAGAAGAGAAATGCCAAGATTGGAAGCTGCATGTTGCAGGAACCTTTTCAAAGCGACAAATGCAGGGCGCTGGAGCTGAGAAGGTGCAAGCTGCCCATCTGCCTGCACTGGGCAGGGagcctggcagcacccagctcccACAGGCACACACACGGCTGTGCTCACTGACCACAGCCCAGtccacagcagggctgcacaccagccctcagcctcccctggctgcagcaaacCCTGCTGCACATGCAGCCTCAGCAGGTATTGGGATGGCCACAATGCCCCTGGCACCCCAAGGAGCCTGGCCAGGGGCAGCCACTCCCCTCCACGCTGCTGGACTGGTGAGCAGGACACGGCCACCCCACTGTGGCAACCAGAGCTGAGAACTCAACCCTTGCAAACCTCCcatgacacagccacagccaacGCTACCTTTCTTCAGCTGGATCTTCCTGCAGTGCGCAGCCCACAgcctggaaaaggagcagagaaggTTGAAGGGATGTGTCAGCCATCAGGGAGAGCCAGCCAGCGCTGCTCGgcaccagcagccagcacagcagagatgggCCTGGCAGATTCATGCATTAATGATCAGCAGCCACCATGAAATGGAGAGATGAGAGtgatgcagctgcagcagaagctcTTTA contains:
- the CNTNAP1 gene encoding contactin-associated protein 1, producing the protein MGARRLLGLLLAACAGFLSPGPGCLARPCYDELVAPLYSYSIGASSRYNIFYSASFARLHSTSGWSPDPADKQPWLQIDLMQKHRINAVATQGTFNTYDWLTRYIVLYGDHPTSWKPFFQQGSNWTFFGNVNESGVVRHDLHYPILARYIRIIPVAWNPRGKIGLRLGLYGCPYRSHVLYFDGDDAISYRFRARRVSTFEDDISFNFKTLEQDGVLMHGEGSQGDYITVELKQAQLLLHISLGSSPLHASEGHTTVAVGSLLDDQHWHSLHIERLGHYVNLTLDGEVKRFRCRGTFDQLDLETEVFFGGVIDHDKQHLTYRQNFRGCVENIMFNGVNIADLARHRRPNIRFEGNVGHYCQDQLTTPITFAGINNYVRVPGIPRRNRLAVSFRFRSWDTVGLLLYTGFADNLGSLEMVLSEGQVNVSIAQPGKKKLEFAAGHRLNDGFWHSVHLVARDGSAVVTIDDDDGAEFRVAHPFQLRTGSQYFFGGCPKPAAVTGCRSNQTAFHGCLQMLNVDMQPVDVELLAQHRLAQYHNVFFNVCGITDRCTPNLCEHDSRCIQSWDDFMCICDLTGYKGETCHKSLYKETCDAYRVSGKTSGNYTIDPDGSGPLKPFTVYCDIREDRAWTIIRHNRHYATRVTGSSVDQPYLGAVEYWNASWAEVSALANASEYCEQRIELHCYNSRLLNSPSGLPFSFWMGRNDERHYYWGGSRPGIQRCACGLDKNCADPQYFCNCDADHAIWRTDKGLLTFVDHLPVTQVVVGDTNRTGSEAQFVLGPLRCYGDRNTWNTVSFNRGAALIFPTFQANHSLDISFYFKTTAQSGVFLENPGYRNYIRIELNTTRDVAFIFDIGNGDENVTVRSVVPWNDDEWHQVKAELNVKLARLRVDKLPWVVRPFPPQSFVRLEFDRPLYVGAAEHKMRPFLGCLRALRMNGVTLNLEGKANETEGVRVNCTGYCQDPPVPCQNSGLCVERYSHYTCNCSISAFTGPFCNHDIGGYFEEGTWVRYNILPVSLYAAREFASIVSSPWQPLPGYNLTSEEVSFSFSTTSAPAVLLYVSTFVKDYMAVLIKDDGSLQLRYQLGTSPYVFTLTNKPVTDGRPHRVNITRLHRTLYTQVDYLPIMEQQFSLFVDSKLDSPKNLYLGRVMETGVIDPEIQRYNTPGFSGCLSGVKFNTLVPLKAIFYPTSPLRPYSIRGELVESSCASMLPLSTILIPPEMDPWYMAEEFPHVHDDGWIGIIIGLVIFLLLLLSGLLVLLYFYHHRYKGSYHTNEPKAIQDYGGATKPPSARKEQNLPQILEEPRGD